Within Dehalococcoidia bacterium, the genomic segment TGGACCATCGTGAACGCCGCCGCGGCAGCGACGATGATCCACACGAACACGACCTGTTTCATGTAGGGACGCAGGAACAGGAGAAGACGCCAGTACAGGTTTGCCAGCATTGCCTAGTCCTCCACGAATGGGCGAATCTTAGCCTATTCTTACGTTAACGTCAAAGTATCCCCATCCCGGCTTGCCAGGACTGGCCTTCAACCGAGGGCCGACCTGCCGCTCGCTTTTCTGCCGCACACCTTCGGCCGAGCGTTGAAGTTCATCTTTACGCTAACGTAAAGTATCTGCACGGGAGGTGGCCGTCTCCGGCCCGCGCATGCTTGTCGCCGAGCGTTTCAAGGTCAGGCCCATGACCCTGGCGGATATTCCCCAGGTCGTCGAGGTCGAGCACGAGTCGTTCCCGACAACCTGGCCGCAGACCGCCTACCGTCGCGAGCTTTCCAGCAAGATCGCGCGCTACATCGTACTGGTCGACAATGCCAATCCGCTGACCCGTTCTGAACTGCAGGGTCCGCGCCGGTCGATCCTTCGTATGTTCCGCCGGCGGGAAGAGGAGCCGGCCTCGACCGACCGCGTGGTCGGCTACGTCGGCATGTGGCTAATGGTGGATCAGGCGCACATCGTCGCCATAGCCGTGCGCGAGCGCTATCGCGGGCAGGGATTGGGCGAACTCCTCCTGGCGCAGGCCGTGCAGGTCGCCATCGACAGCAACGTCGAGAGCGTGACCCTGGAGGTG encodes:
- the rimI gene encoding ribosomal protein S18-alanine N-acetyltransferase, producing MAVSGPRMLVAERFKVRPMTLADIPQVVEVEHESFPTTWPQTAYRRELSSKIARYIVLVDNANPLTRSELQGPRRSILRMFRRREEEPASTDRVVGYVGMWLMVDQAHIVAIAVRERYRGQGLGELLLAQAVQVAIDSNVESVTLEVRRSNAPAQALYEKYRFLKVAVRARYYSDNHEDAIIMTTPPIQDPAYAEHLRYLKEAYRQRWDREI